From the genome of Papaver somniferum cultivar HN1 chromosome 2, ASM357369v1, whole genome shotgun sequence, one region includes:
- the LOC113346944 gene encoding galactokinase has translation MAKHEELPIPIFSTIEPVYGDGIQLTEAQQRFDVLKSKFEQVFGHQPDLFTRSPGRVNLIGEHIDYEGYSVLPMAIRQDTIIGIRKNNDSGTLRIANVNDKYTMCTYPADPNQEIDLKNHKWGHYFICGYKGYYEFAKSKGVDTGAPVGLDVIVDGIVPTGSGLSSSAAFVCSSTIAIMAAFDTNFPKKEIAQLTCDCERHIGTQSGGMDQAISVMARSGFAELIDFNPIRATDVQLPAGGTFVIAHSLAESMKAVTAATKYNNRVVECRLASIVLGIKLGMEPKEAISKMKTLSDVEAMCVSFANSRGSSDPAVAVKEHLKEEPYTAEDIEKITEEGLTSIFASSPSSLDVLKAATAYKLFQRATHVYSEAKRVHAFKETVSSKLSDEDMLKKLGELMNDSHYSCSVLYECSCPELEELVKLSRDNGALGARLTGAGWGGCTVSLVKENVVPQFIQALKDSFYRLRIDKGAIKQEDVDLYVFASKPASGAAIFKF, from the exons ATGGCTAAGCATGAAGAACTACCCATACCAATATTCTCAACAATTGAACCAGTTTATGGAGATGGAATACAACTTACAGAAGCTCAACAGCGATTTGATGTACTCAAATCTAAATtcgaacaagtttttggtcatcAACCTGATCTTTTTACTCGATCCCCGG GTAGAGTTAACTTGATTGGTGAACATATTGATTATGAAGGATATTCAGTATTGCCTATGGCTATAAGGCAAGATACTATTATTGGGATTAGGAAGAATAATGATTCTGGAACTCTTAGAATTGCTAATGTTAATGATAAGTATACAATGTGTACTTATCCAGCTGATCCTAACCAG GAAATTGATTTGAAGAATCATAAATGGGGACACTACTTTATTTGTGG ATACAAAGGGTATTATGAATTTGCGAAATCAAAAGGTGTAGATACTGGTGCTCCAGTTGGCCTTGATGTCATTGTTGATGGAATAGTTCCTACAG GGTCTGGGTTGTCAAGTTCAGCGGCATTTGTTTGCTCTTCTACAATTGCTATAATGGCTGCTTTTGATACGAATTTCCCAAAG AAAGAAATTGCCCAGCTGACATGTGATTGTGAACGTCATATTGGAACACAATCTGGTGGGATGGATCAG GCAATCTCAGTGATGGCCAGATCTGGGTTTGCAGAGCTGATTGATTTCAACCCAATCCGTGCAACTGATGTGCAACTTCCTGCTGGTGGGACTTTCGTGATAGCTCATTCCTTGGCGGAATCAATGAAGGCAGTAACTGCAGCAACAAAATACAATAACCGTGTTGTAGAATGTCGTCTAGCAAGT ATTGTCCTTGGCATAAAGCTGGGAATGGAACCAAAGGAGGCAATTTCCAAAATGAAAACCCTCTCCGATGTTGAGGCCATGTGCGTTTCTTTTGCCAATAGTCGTGGGTCTTCTGATCCTGCTGTCGCAGTCAAG GAGCATTTAAAGGAAGAGCCATACACAGCTGAAGATATCGAAAAAATCACGGAGGAGGGTCTGACATCAATCTTTGCCAGTTCTCCCTCCTCGCTGGATGTGCTAAAAGCTGCTACGGCTTATAAATTGTTTCAG AGAGCCACTCATGTGTACTCTGAAGCTAAACGTGTCCATGCTTTCAAGGAAACCGTTTCATCCAAATTAAG TGATGAAGATATGCTTAAAAAGCTTGGCGAACTCATGAACGATAGCCACTATAGCTGCAGTGTTCTATACGAGTGCAG TTGCCCGGAATTGGAAGAACTAGTAAAACTTAGTCGTGATAATGGAGCTCTTGGAGCGAGACTTACTGGAGCTGGATGGGGTGGTTGTACAGTTTCTTTAGTGAAAGAGAATGTTGTTCCCCAATTTATCCAAGCTTTAAAG GATTCTTTCTACAGACTAAGGATTGATAAAGGAGCGATTAAACAGGAAGATGTTGATCTCTATGTTTTCGCGTCCAAACCTGCTAGTGGAGCTGCCATATTTAAGTTTTAA